Below is a genomic region from Flexistipes sp..
AAGTTGATAAGGCAGGCATTTGGTGTATTGAAAAGTGGCAAACCGTATGATCCGGATCATGCAAATAATTTAACTTTGGTTGCAAAAAATGCTTGACTTTTAACACGGAACATTTCGACCGGAGCGGAGCGGAGAGATCTCTGATGTTGTTTGACCAAAGTACCCCCTCTTGCATCTCCCCCTAATCCAGGGGGAGAAGTGAAGTCCCTTCCCCTAAGTTAGGGGAAGGCCAGGATGGGGTATGAAAAAAGTTTTACCAAAGAGACCTCTCCACTTCGGTCGAGGTGACAACTACCTATATACTGTCATTTCTACCGGAGCGCAGCGGAGCGGAGAAATCTATATTTCTGTTTGACAAAAAGTACCCCCTCTTGCACCTCCCCCTATACCAGGGGGAGATAAGTTATAATGAATTTATTAGTAACTTTTCAGTCATATTATAGTGAAATGATTTACGGGGTTTACTCTTTTCAAATTTTGATATACTTATAAATTCTATAATGAAAGGAGGAGAGTTCAATGGAAAGCAGTAAAAGAAAAAATGCAGGCTTCACTTTGATTGAAATAATGGTGGTGGTCGTAATACTTGGTATACTTGCAACTTTTCTTGTGCCCAAAATCATCAACAGGCCGGACGAAGCCAGAATTACCAAGGTAAAAAACGACATCAAAGCCATCGAATCGGCATTAAAACTTTATAAAATTGATAACGGATTTTATCCCACAACCGAGCAGGGGCTTTCCGCACTGATAGAAAAACCCGATATGGAGCCTATACCGAGAAACTGGAAAAAGGGCGGTTATCTTAATACTGAGGAAGCTCCAAAAGATGCGTGGGGTAACAAATATATCTACCGCTCACCAGGCTCAGACGGAAGGGATTATGTAATAATTTCCTACGGTGCCGACGGCAAAGAGGGAGGAGACGGAATGAATGCCGATATCAAGAGTTATGACCTTCAATAAACTGAAAAAAGAAATTTTGCACACTAACAACAATGCATTCACTCTGCTTGAGATTATAATCGTAATAACTATTATAGGTATCGGTGTCATAACAATGACTCCTCAGATGATGAGGAGCACCGTTGAACAGGACAAAACCGTTGAATTTTTCAATAAAACGCTAAAACAGGCACTCAAAGAAAGCAGAGAGCAACAGGCACCCGTCAGCATAAAAGGATTCAAAGCCTCGGATAATCTCATCACAGTTTCAGGAGAAAGAACGGAAATTCCCGGCATTTCAGCAGTCAACAATGCTGAAATCAATGATTCAAACGCATATGGTACAGAATATGAAATTACCGTATTTCCCAACGGAATCTGTGATTACTTCAAGCTTACCTTTCAGGACGGAAGCTACGTGGAATCCTCGCCTTTGCTGCTGAAAGTGAATAAATATGATTCTTAAAAACAAAGGTTTTACACTTCTGGAAATTTTAGTGGCTCTGGCAATTCTTTCCATAAGTATGCTGGCCCTGTACAACCTTCTTAATTTCTCTCTCGATCTGCACAGTTATTCAAAAAGCAGAACAAGCCTTGTGGGCAAAGGATATGAAATCGTCTTAAAACGGCTGAACTTTGATGAAAATATTAACAGTGTAAAAAATGAATATGACAATATAACTATTACCCTGGAGCAGCAAATCACCCTAATCCCTGATATCCAGGAAAATTATCTCACTGTGGAAAACAAAGAAAGCAGTGTAACTTACAGGTATTTTAATGAAACTAAATAGCGGTTTTACATTAATAGAGCTCCTTATAGCACTTTTGATTTCTTCGTTTGTAATAATGGGAACTTACTCTCTTTTGGATTCAACAATAAATGCCAGAGAATATTTCAGTTCACAGCAGAACTACCAAAAAATATACAAGAGTCTTTATCAGTTGATAAACGATGACATCATTTCATCAGCAGATAAACAGATACGTGTACAGAAATCGCCCATGGATGACAATTCGGAAGTCAGTTTCCACACACAGAACAGCCTGTATTTTAATCAGAGTATGGGGGTTGACGTCAGTTATTATGTGGATGATGACGGCTGGTTAGTAAGAGAAGAAAA
It encodes:
- the gspG gene encoding type II secretion system major pseudopilin GspG, whose protein sequence is MESSKRKNAGFTLIEIMVVVVILGILATFLVPKIINRPDEARITKVKNDIKAIESALKLYKIDNGFYPTTEQGLSALIEKPDMEPIPRNWKKGGYLNTEEAPKDAWGNKYIYRSPGSDGRDYVIISYGADGKEGGDGMNADIKSYDLQ
- a CDS encoding prepilin-type N-terminal cleavage/methylation domain-containing protein, translated to MPISRVMTFNKLKKEILHTNNNAFTLLEIIIVITIIGIGVITMTPQMMRSTVEQDKTVEFFNKTLKQALKESREQQAPVSIKGFKASDNLITVSGERTEIPGISAVNNAEINDSNAYGTEYEITVFPNGICDYFKLTFQDGSYVESSPLLLKVNKYDS
- a CDS encoding prepilin-type N-terminal cleavage/methylation domain-containing protein; the encoded protein is MILKNKGFTLLEILVALAILSISMLALYNLLNFSLDLHSYSKSRTSLVGKGYEIVLKRLNFDENINSVKNEYDNITITLEQQITLIPDIQENYLTVENKESSVTYRYFNETK
- a CDS encoding prepilin-type N-terminal cleavage/methylation domain-containing protein, whose amino-acid sequence is MKLNSGFTLIELLIALLISSFVIMGTYSLLDSTINAREYFSSQQNYQKIYKSLYQLINDDIISSADKQIRVQKSPMDDNSEVSFHTQNSLYFNQSMGVDVSYYVDDDGWLVREENHKILENPMIIKLINNVNSFTVRAYNGNEYSERSFETKLLKFNIDINGRKYEVVTGAF